AATGATAGTAACTTTTGGGAAACGGAACTGATGAAATCCTCACCCTTCAATCTAACATCGTTAATCTGTTCTTCCTTCAATATTAAACTTTTTTGATACGAAGCAATGATACTAGAATCACCgatcaaaatattctcttttctcttttcatttataaTAGAATTTTGATAAGTCCCATCGAGGAACTTTTCAATATGTTCCCAAAATTCTATAAATTGATTGCAAATTTTCCACAGATCGTTAATATATTTCAATATTAATAGCCACATTTCGATAATAATTGGAGAATCAGTTAAGCCTTGAGAACTCGATTGGCAGTTTATGGTTAAATAGTTAGCTCCAGAGATGGTATTAACTTTATTGGGGTCAATGGTGCCTCTTAGACCTTCATTATCTTTACCGACATCATTaataatttgaaacaattgGTTGATTTTCAAGTAATACGAAAGCTCAACGCATCCTTTGCTACTATCTTGGTTAGTATTGTTTTGTAATATGAGCTTTTGAGAGTGGATAATTTTATTAATCATATGACCAGACAACTCGCTCAGgtcattttgaaaactttttaatTTGATGGACATCCATCTTAAAATTGGATTTTCATTGAATGCTGAAGTAGTGTTTTTGTCACCATCTTGATTTTTGTTCTGattattattgataaagttttctaaatttaataattttgaaaagaggGACAAAATCGTTTCTTGAGGTTGGTCAACATtaaaatttgaatttatcAAACTGTTCCAAATCAGGTTTTTATAGATAGTTAATATACTTTCTACTTGAGACcaaattcttttgataattAGCGATTGTGAAGTGTCCGAACTCTGGCTGAAACCATGACGAACAACAAGGCCTTTTGAATATTGGATCATGAACTCGTTGAAATCGTTATTCGTcaaacaatttttcaaagatttagGTAAATTAAAGTAAAACTTATTCTGTTCAATGAACTTTTTGGTGGCTTGGtaattcaaaattttttgatagttATCCATTAAAGGTTTCAGTTTGAAGGTTGTTGCTCTAATAAGCTCATCTGCTTTTCTATTCAAACTTTCCAcatttatttgattttcctTTGGTGAATTAGCTTCGTCTTTTTCATTCGTTTTCTCGTCAAATTCCTTGTAAATTTGATCTAGcttattcttaattttAACATACTTGGTGAAATTCTTACCAACCAGTTGTTTCAGATTTTTGGATTGATCTTGTATGTCACTGTCCAACTTGTCTAACGAGTTATTTAGATCGTTAAAGGAGTCCTGTTTGTGCATATCTCTTAAAAAGGCCTTGACGTTAAATTGTTTACTGTTCACGAGATATTTCAACCGCGTTGAGTCATTTGGTAAATTCTGTAATTCTTTCGACATTTCTTGACCATTCAAGGGATCTTTGATATAACTTAAGGATTCATCATTTAAGTATGCCTTCGACTCCTTATCAATGCTAATTTGATTGCCATATATGAAGTCTTTCAATATGTCGAACGACGACTCCACGCCAATTTCATTAGTCGTAGTCTCATCATTATTTAATTTTGACGAATCTTGTACCCATGAATGGGTCGGATTAATGGTCTTCAACTGATAAAAGCGAAGCAGTTGTTCATTCTCAACTTGGAACCTATCCATAGTAACAGATTCTACTTCCAGTGTTACTAGGTTTAATTAAGTGTTCTCCCTAGTAGAGCAATGGTAACGCAGTTTACTTGTTACTATGCACTATAGTTGAAATGGTTGGTGTTAATACTTCGTTCTTCAATTTAGgacaaaaatgaaaaaataaaaagctGCAAATTTAATTCAGGTGCTAGAGAAGTAACTAGGAAGAATAGAACACAAAGTAACTAAAACGATGGATTTTGAGGAAGAGTACGATGctgaatttgatgacaaCCAGGAAGGGTCACTAGAAACACCTTTTCCAGCTGTGGCTGGTTCTGATAACGGGAACAATGCTGATAATGATACCGTCGCAGAAAACatcaagaagaagcaaaaaagAGAGGCCATGGTGGATGATGGAAGTGAAAATGCATTTGGCATTCCTGAGTTTACAAGAAAGGATAaaactttggaagaaattcTAGAGATGATGGACAATACTCCACCTATCATCCCCGATGCAGTCGTGGACTACTATTTAACTAAAAACGGGTTTAACGTGGCAGATGTACGAGTGAAACGACTCTTAGCACTGGCCACTCAGAAGTTCGTTAGTGATATAGCTAAAGATGCATACGAATATTCGAGGATCAGGTCCTCCGTTGCCGTTTCCAATGCGAACAATAGTCAAGCGAGAGCTAGGCAGCTATTGCAAGGACAGCAGCAGCCTGGTGTACAACAGATTTCACAGCAACAACATCAACAGAATGAAAAGACTACAGCAAGCAAAGTTGTTTTAACGGTAAACGATCTCAGTAGTGCCGTTGCTGAGTATGGGCTCAATATCGGTCGTCCTGACTTCTATCGCTAACCATTAGTAcgtagaaaagaaatatatatgtatatacataATGTAGCAGTATACAGTCATTCTATATATCCATCCACCATATGTTGATTAGAGCAATTATTCATACGATTTGACATTTTTTGGAGGTCCGTTTTTCATGATTTTTTACTAAGGATCAGAAAGGATTTATAATGTGAACTAACTTTTCCTTTGATCAACAGTCCACAAGTGAGAAAGAATCACTAAGTTACAACACGGAATAGAAGATGGCCATTGATTATTCTAAGTGGGATAAAATCGAATTATCAGATGATTCTGATGTCGAAGTACATCCTAATGTGGACAAAAAATCGTTCATCAAATGGAAACAACAGAGTATCCATGAGCAACGATTCAAAAGGAATCAAGATATTAACAACTTAGAGACTCAAGTTGACATGTATTCACATTTAAACAAAAGAGTGGACAAAATTTTGAGCACTTTACCTGAAAAAGATTTTGTTGACTTATCTGTCGTTACCAGATTCCTGAATgcaaattttgataaattggAGAAAAGTAAAGGTGAAAATGTCGATCCTGAGATTGCTACCTACAATGAAATGGTTGAAGATCTTTTTGAACAGTTGACCAAAGATTTGGAGAAAGAGGGAAAAGATTCCAAGAATCCATCTCTGTTAAAGGTTGCTATTCTAAAGCATAGGGCTAAGATTGATTCAGTTACTTTGGAAGctagaaagaaattggaTGAACTatacaaagagaaaaacgCTCACATTTCATCTGACGATATTCATACTGGATTTGATAGCAGTTTCATGAACAAACAAAAGGGTGAGGCTAACCCAATGGAAGAAACTTCTTCAGGGGCCCTTACAGGCGGTGCAGATTCTGCCATTCTCAATAAATTAGCTAAATCGTCAACTCCACAAacttttattgaatttaAAGATGATCCTATGAAATTAGCTAAGGAAACTGAAGAATTTGGTAAAATCACCTTCAATGAATATTCTAAATCTCAGGAATTTCTACTGGAACATTTACCGATCATTTCGGAACAGCAAAAGGATGctttgatgatgaaagcCTTTGAGTATCAGTTGCATGGTGATGATAAAATGACTTTGCAAGTTATTCACCAATCCGAGTTAATGGCCTACATTAAAGAGATCTACgacctgaaaaaaattccattcTTGAATCCAATTGAACTATCAAATGTCATTAATAtgttttttgaaaaggtcATTTTCAACAAGGACAATTCAATGGGTAAAGAgtcatttttgaagtcAGTTCAAGAGAAGTTCTTGCACGTTCAAAAGCGTTCAAAAATCTTACAACAAGAGGAAATGGATGAATCCAATGCTGAGGGGGTAGAGACAATTCAACTTAAGTCATTAGATGACTCTACAGAGTTAGAAGTAAATTTGCCAGACTTTAATTCTAAGGATCCAGAGGAAGTGGAGAAAGTTAAGATTTTCCAAACTTTAATACCGGAAAAAATGCAAGAAGCTATAATGACCAAAAACTTAGACAATATTAATAAAGTGTTTGAAGATATACCAATTGCAGAAGCtgagaaaattttggaagtGTTCAACGACATTGACATTATCGGAATCAAAGCCATTTTAGAAAACGAAAAGGATTTCCAAAGTTTGAAAGATCAATACGTGCAAGGCCACGATGACGCCACTATAGAGGGTTTAGCCTTAAGTGATCATGATGATGGCAGGGAAAAGCAGGAAGAGGACAAAAACACTGCCGATACAGTTGATTAGCCATTTATATAGCTATTTTACGGGTGCAACGCGCATCCAATTTCGCTTGTTTATTACCATAGCCATATATATAGTAacatgaagaaaaaattaatgatCAATAAGGTAAATCATGAAACTTTCTGCTGTAATTCTATGACTATCTTTGCACCTGAATATGTAATGTTTTACTTTCAATTAGTACATGTGTTTACGCACATGTGATCTGTATATACTACACTACACAAGGGGCTAGAAATGTaaaatgtgaaaaaaactGATTTTCTGATATATACTAAACTGGGTGTTATATGAAATGAAtatggaaagaaaaggaaaaaactGTGACAAGAGAAAAGTGacggaaaaaaaatatttgagaGGGTTGATAAAATTTAGAGCAAAACTTGGTAACAAAACTTTCattaaaacaaaatacatattcttttttttttcattttcatttttattgtgTTTTTCTGTTTATTACATGGACATGGCGAAAATGTTTACGATTTTAAACTCATTAATAAAAAGGCAGCACTATTATCTTCACCATTTTTGGGCTGCTGTTCCTGTTTTTGTTTGTCATGTTGTAGGGGCGATCCAATATCTCTATTTTGAGAGTTAGTAAAGTTTGGATTCGTGGGTTTGGGACTAACCACACCGTTAGTGGAACTTGCTACACTGTCTATATTGGGTACCAGACTGTTATTCCTCAGAGAGGCTGCACCAATCGACTCCCagtcttcttcatctgtaTCTGAGTGAGGTTGATGATGAGAATGGGGACAAAGTTTTGGAGACAATTCCCCGTTTAAATGTTGGGAGGCCATTCTATACTTTTCCTTATCTGATAGTAATATATGACTTGAGTTCGTATTCATATGGTCCTCTAGTTTAGGGGAAGTAGAGACTGATGTAGTTTTAGAGTTGGGATTAGTGGTGACGATCAAGTAGTTTTTGTTCGGGAAAAGTGTCGACCTAATACTTGATTCTTTCGATACAGATAAGCGAGAAGCTCTTCTTGAAGTCGGCTCACTTGTTGCACTAAGTTTTTCTAAATCTATTTTTCCTTGGTTGATATTGCTGTTATTATTTGACGGGGTCGCCGTTGAAGTTGGATTTGGGGATAAAAAGGATGAATCTTGATGTGGATTTATTTTAGAAATGAAGGGCGTATGTGGTTTTATACTTGAACGGCGTCTATTCCTTATGAGCGGTCTAATTTTTTGTGCTATTATTTCATGTTCAATATTTTCCGGAGTTGAATCAGCAAACACGACTTGTGACCTTCTCCTACCGAAACTATAGGGGTCACCATTGGAAACTTTCCCAAAATTATTACTGCTGTTTCTTGACTTGTTTTGATAGTGCAAATGattatcatcttcatcaaagtcttcatcttcatcttcggATGCAAGCGCATTTTCGTCTATATATACAACATTTGCTGCTGTAAGCGGAGATTTACTGCGTTTGATATTGACAGGAATGGtggcagcagcagcagcagttGGAATAGTGGCAGCCTCATCAATATTGGCGGTGTTATGTTCAATTTTAACTGGCATTTCAACTTTACCACCCGAGTTTGAGTTTGAAttgttgctttttcttctttgactCTCCTGGGAAATTAAATCTTTTACCTTTGCGTTGGCAAAATTGGTTGCTTCTAGCTCTTTATCAAAGTTGACAGGGTCTACTCTTTTCGCAGACCATTGACCCCAcccaattttttcaaagactACCGAGTTTTCTTTATCACCACTCTCCATAGCACTCATAATAAGTCGTCTTTGCTTGGAAGATGATAGATCTTTAAAGCAGGGGATATCCAAGCATAAAGTCTGTGTAATGTGTCTAATAGCCAATGGTCCCTTTTCCAATAATAATTTAGAAAGTTTCGCAGGCGTCACTCTTTGAGCCGCTGCCAACCCTGCAGGTGATGATGTGGAAATGGGTTTCGTagagaatatactagaGTTTGTTTCGGATTTGACCGATATGTTTTGGGGAGGCGATACTTCTTTCTGATACTCTGACATTATGGATAATGTTCCGGAAAGATGTCTAATTTTCGAGTTTTTAGTTTGTTCAGAAAAGTACAAGGTAAAGCAGGCGTTAAGGGTTTGTGTTCACCTATATGGTTCCGATGATACTGTACCTTTTATCTTCCTTTCAGTCAAAATATGGATGATCTTTGATCTTTGATCTCGTCTGTACGCGGTTACAAATTCACGTGCTCCGATTGGAGAACAGGTTATTAACACAACTCTTGAAATATCACGTCGCCTTTTTTATAATAGGTTAACGTGTGCCTGTTCAGAATTGTCAAACACTTTTAATAGTCAGTGTCTCTTTTAATCGACTTGTCTTGAGTATCGATGGTGCTCTGTACCTGTATCTTTGTGTTATATTATGTGTAGTGTGTGAATATGCATGGAATATATACGCGGAATAGAAAACACTATCTAAAATTGTTCACTCTTCGGTTAGTACTGTAAGGAGCCTTAACCCTCTCAACGCGCACGTGCGTAGTGATCAGATCACTACCGTAGAGACTTTTGCACGCTACTAGAGGAATAGCATTCTTAACATATCCTGGCACCTGACCTGACACACtcaatttttaaaagaaagtattATTCTGTGTAATGCTCCTATTCAACATTGTTCGTGAGGCTGTTCTGGGGTCCTACTCCTGGTAAGCTTCTTAAAAAAGACCGTATTTCCTGCTGAGCTTGTTTAAGAACATTGGAGGCAGCAGAGGCTAGCTTGACGTAAAACCTAAGTAAGGAGCATGAGCGAGTAACATtctaaaacaaaaaatcacagagaaattttgttgtttcTAGAGCAGTTGCCTTAGAAACATTCCCGCTACTAAACTGGACTATTCCAGTGTCGCGACAAAGTGTTACAAAAACTGGTAATGTCGACTATTCTGTATATCCCACATTTAGTTGAGAatgttctttcttgttgaagTTGCAacattctttcaaagaggTATCTCCTCTATTATCATCTTCCCTGTATATTTTCCCGTAATACATTACCGCGAGTGGTTTGAAATATACAACGAAatccaaaaagaaaaattctcgTAGGTGCTGTCCTAGAAACTATTGAGAATGTGCAAATGGAGTTCAAATCCATTTTACCACATTCCATCGTGAATCGAACACCGTTcctatt
The Saccharomyces mikatae IFO 1815 strain IFO1815 genome assembly, chromosome: 4 genome window above contains:
- the SEC5 gene encoding exocyst subunit SEC5 (similar to Saccharomyces cerevisiae SEC5 (YDR166C); ancestral locus Anc_8.357), with protein sequence MDRFQVENEQLLRFYQLKTINPTHSWVQDSSKLNNDETTTNEIGVESSFDILKDFIYGNQISIDKESKAYLNDESLSYIKDPLNGQEMSKELQNLPNDSTRLKYLVNSKQFNVKAFLRDMHKQDSFNDLNNSLDKLDSDIQDQSKNLKQLVGKNFTKYVKIKNKLDQIYKEFDEKTNEKDEANSPKENQINVESLNRKADELIRATTFKLKPLMDNYQKILNYQATKKFIEQNKFYFNLPKSLKNCLTNNDFNEFMIQYSKGLVVRHGFSQSSDTSQSLIIKRIWSQVESILTIYKNLIWNSLINSNFNVDQPQETILSLFSKLLNLENFINNNQNKNQDGDKNTTSAFNENPILRWMSIKLKSFQNDLSELSGHMINKIIHSQKLILQNNTNQDSSKGCVELSYYLKINQLFQIINDVGKDNEGLRGTIDPNKVNTISGANYLTINCQSSSQGLTDSPIIIEMWLLILKYINDLWKICNQFIEFWEHIEKFLDGTYQNSIINEKRKENILIGDSSIIASYQKSLILKEEQINDVRLKGEDFISSVSQKLLSFFTSSQASLSLSLNEDNARESSGSNRDTGLPSDYGFIPPNCNGLSCLRYLPKIVEPILKFSTELAQLNITPNGITICRNTLSTIIDRSVGAISSTKLRDISNFYQLENWQVYETVTFSSKSRDNSKNLTFEYGVTQFPEIVISFQEVSIKTTRDLLFAFEKLPIINGISVVSYPSKQLLTGIEIQQIISMEAVLEAILKNAAKDKDNPRNSHTILTLTNLQYIRECAFPNILQYFDDAFEWNLSSKNLELFSLLSKMESSIFGNYLSDLKINLRDILEEKFHEINWPMYTSNSFRVGDYIIEALMILIAVHSECFRIGPQLIHKILIETQIFIARYLFEAFKPYVGNLSNDGSLQVIVDLEFFQKVMGPLLEKDTEATLKACLQNCFQNDTSRLQKCIDEINPIVSANLKRTAIQFAAFNQNQDCNDDSATSINTH
- the TAF10 gene encoding Taf10p (similar to Saccharomyces cerevisiae TAF10 (YDR167W); ancestral locus Anc_8.360); protein product: MDFEEEYDAEFDDNQEGSLETPFPAVAGSDNGNNADNDTVAENIKKKQKREAMVDDGSENAFGIPEFTRKDKTLEEILEMMDNTPPIIPDAVVDYYLTKNGFNVADVRVKRLLALATQKFVSDIAKDAYEYSRIRSSVAVSNANNSQARARQLLQGQQQPGVQQISQQQHQQNEKTTASKVVLTVNDLSSAVAEYGLNIGRPDFYR
- the CDC37 gene encoding Hsp90 co-chaperone CDC37 (similar to Saccharomyces cerevisiae CDC37 (YDR168W); ancestral locus Anc_8.361), which encodes MAIDYSKWDKIELSDDSDVEVHPNVDKKSFIKWKQQSIHEQRFKRNQDINNLETQVDMYSHLNKRVDKILSTLPEKDFVDLSVVTRFLNANFDKLEKSKGENVDPEIATYNEMVEDLFEQLTKDLEKEGKDSKNPSLLKVAILKHRAKIDSVTLEARKKLDELYKEKNAHISSDDIHTGFDSSFMNKQKGEANPMEETSSGALTGGADSAILNKLAKSSTPQTFIEFKDDPMKLAKETEEFGKITFNEYSKSQEFLLEHLPIISEQQKDALMMKAFEYQLHGDDKMTLQVIHQSELMAYIKEIYDLKKIPFLNPIELSNVINMFFEKVIFNKDNSMGKESFLKSVQEKFLHVQKRSKILQQEEMDESNAEGVETIQLKSLDDSTELEVNLPDFNSKDPEEVEKVKIFQTLIPEKMQEAIMTKNLDNINKVFEDIPIAEAEKILEVFNDIDIIGIKAILENEKDFQSLKDQYVQGHDDATIEGLALSDHDDGREKQEEDKNTADTVD
- the STB3 gene encoding Stb3p (similar to Saccharomyces cerevisiae STB3 (YDR169C); ancestral locus Anc_8.363) — translated: MSEYQKEVSPPQNISVKSETNSSIFSTKPISTSSPAGLAAAQRVTPAKLSKLLLEKGPLAIRHITQTLCLDIPCFKDLSSSKQRRLIMSAMESGDKENSVVFEKIGWGQWSAKRVDPVNFDKELEATNFANAKVKDLISQESQRRKSNNSNSNSGGKVEMPVKIEHNTANIDEAATIPTAAAAATIPVNIKRSKSPLTAANVVYIDENALASEDEDEDFDEDDNHLHYQNKSRNSSNNFGKVSNGDPYSFGRRRSQVVFADSTPENIEHEIIAQKIRPLIRNRRRSSIKPHTPFISKINPHQDSSFLSPNPTSTATPSNNNSNINQGKIDLEKLSATSEPTSRRASRLSVSKESSIRSTLFPNKNYLIVTTNPNSKTTSVSTSPKLEDHMNTNSSHILLSDKEKYRMASQHLNGELSPKLCPHSHHQPHSDTDEEDWESIGAASLRNNSLVPNIDSVASSTNGVVSPKPTNPNFTNSQNRDIGSPLQHDKQKQEQQPKNGEDNSAAFLLMSLKS